The following are encoded together in the Lathyrus oleraceus cultivar Zhongwan6 chromosome 3, CAAS_Psat_ZW6_1.0, whole genome shotgun sequence genome:
- the LOC127127102 gene encoding AT-hook motif nuclear-localized protein 9 isoform X2 has product MPGLVSDGTSRRFGGLISDTPAKGFTPFMVNIASGEDITPKILEFSQMRARALCVISAHGRVSSVTLRQPSTQGGTIKHEGDFDILCMSGSFMPTESGSLLNRTGGISVILSNPDGSLFGGRVDGLLAASGPVKVMVGTFLWGRLRGRNNKRKERSDDGEVAAESSQQGARNPGAGALNNISPNQNLTPTSSLSPWSAAASRPMETRESNADIDLMRG; this is encoded by the exons ATGCCTGGTTTAGTTTCTGATGGAACATCACGCCGATTTG GTGGGCTGATATCTGATACACCTGCGAAGGGATTCACTCCTTTTATGGTCAACATTGCAAGTGGAGAA GACATTACACCAAAAATCTTGGAATTTTCTCAGATGCGGGCTAGAGCTTTATGTGTTATCTCAGCTCATGGAAGGGTCTCGAGCGTGACACTTCGTCAGCCTTCAACTCAAGGTGGCACTATCAAACATGAG GGAGATTTTGACATTTTGTGCATGTCTGGCTCTTTCATGCCTACTGAGAGTGGCAGCTTACTGAACCGAACTGGTGGAATAAGTGTTATCCTGAGTAATCCTGATGGCAGTCTCTTTGGTGGAAGAGTTGACGGACTGCTTGCTGCTTCTGGTCCTGTCAAG GTGATGGTTGGGACCTTTCTATGGGGAAGATTGAGGGGAAGGAACAATAAGCGAAAGGAACGTTCCGATGATGGAGAAGTGGCTGCTGAATCATCTCAGCAAGGGGCTCGCAATCCAGGCGCAGGCGCACTGAACAACATTTCGCCTAATCAGAATCTGACTCCGACCTCATCCTTAAGCCCATGGTCAGCAGCAGCATCGCGTCCAATGGAGACGCGTGAGTCCAATGCTGACATTGATTTAATGCGCGGTTGA
- the LOC127130900 gene encoding ATP synthase subunit alpha, chloroplastic-like has product MVTSRADEISQIIRKRIQQYNIEVKIVNTGTVLQVGDGIARIYGLDDVMTGELVEFKEGTVCIALNLESKNVGVVLMGDGLMIQEGSSVKATGRIAQIPISEGYLGRVVNALTKPIDGRGEISTSESRLIESPALGIISRRSVYEPLQTGLIAIDSMIPIGRGQRELIIGDKQTGKTAVATDTILNQQGQNVVWVYVAIGQKASFVAQVVTTLQERGAMEYTIIVAETTNFPATLQYLAPYTGTTLLLYPISSLRLSQ; this is encoded by the coding sequence ATGGTAACCAGTCGTGCAGATGAAATTAGTCAAATTATCCGTAAACGTATTCAGCAATATAATATCGAAGTAAAAATTGTAAATACAGGTACCGTACTTCAAGTAGGCGATGGCATTGCTCGTATATATGGTCTTGATGACGTAATGACAGGTGAATTAGTAGAATTTAAAGAGGGTACTGTGTGCATTGCTTTGAATTTAGAATCAAAAAATGTTGGTGTTGTATTAATGGGTGATGGTTTGATGATACAAGAGGGAAGTTCCGTAAAAGCAACAGGAAGAATTGCTCAGATACCAATAAGTGAGGGTTATTTGGGTCGTGTTGTAAATGCCCTAACTAAACCTATTGACGGTCGAGGAGAAATTTCAACTTCGGAATCTCGGTTAATTGAATCTCCCGCTCTCGGTATTATTTCCAGACGTTCCGTGTATGAGCCTCTTCAAACAGGACTTATTGCTATTGATTCTATGATCCCTATAGGGCGTGGCCAGCGAGAATTGATTATTGGGGACAAACAAACAGGTAAAACAGCAGTAGCTACAGATACGATTCTCAATCAACAGGGACAAAATGTAGTATGGGTTTATGTAGCTATTGGTCAAAAAGCATCTTTTGTGGCTCAAGTAGTAACTACTTTACAAGAAAGAGGAGCAATGGAATACACTATTATAGTGGCTGAAACAACAAATTTCCCAGCTACATTACAATACCTCGCGCCTTATACAGGAACAACTCTATTGCTTTACCCAATTTCAAGTTTAAGATTATCACAATAG
- the LOC127127102 gene encoding AT-hook motif nuclear-localized protein 9 isoform X1 yields the protein MDHADHMGLSGSASYYMQQRGLAGSGAQPELHVSSSFSHLSNPNLPFQSSIGGGTNIGSTLPLESSAISSQGVNVSGPTGVQSGETVKRKRGRPRKYGSDRVVSLALSPSPTPSSNTGTMTQDGLKRGRGRPLGSGKKQQLASFGGLISDTPAKGFTPFMVNIASGEDITPKILEFSQMRARALCVISAHGRVSSVTLRQPSTQGGTIKHEGDFDILCMSGSFMPTESGSLLNRTGGISVILSNPDGSLFGGRVDGLLAASGPVKVMVGTFLWGRLRGRNNKRKERSDDGEVAAESSQQGARNPGAGALNNISPNQNLTPTSSLSPWSAAASRPMETRESNADIDLMRG from the exons ATGGATCACGCGGACCATATGGGGTTGTCCGGTTCCGCATCTTACTATATGCAGCAGAGAGGACTTGCTGGTTCTGGAGCACAACCTGAGTTACATGTTTCGTCGAGTTTTAGTCATCTGTCTAATCCCAATCTACCATTTCAATCCAGCATTGGTGGTGGCACTAACATTGGATCAACATTACCTTTAGAGTCTTCAGCAATTTCATCTCAAGGCGTCAATGTGAGTGGTCCTACCGGGGTACAGTCTGGGGAGACTGTAAAAAGGaagagaggaagaccgagaaaGTATGGCTCTGATAGAGTTGTGTCATTGGCACTAAGTCCAAGTCCAACACCGTCTAGTAATACTGGAACCATGACGCAAGATGGCCTGAAACGAGGGAGAGGGCGTCCACTTGGGAGTGGGAAGAAACAGCAATTGGCTTCTTTTG GTGGGCTGATATCTGATACACCTGCGAAGGGATTCACTCCTTTTATGGTCAACATTGCAAGTGGAGAA GACATTACACCAAAAATCTTGGAATTTTCTCAGATGCGGGCTAGAGCTTTATGTGTTATCTCAGCTCATGGAAGGGTCTCGAGCGTGACACTTCGTCAGCCTTCAACTCAAGGTGGCACTATCAAACATGAG GGAGATTTTGACATTTTGTGCATGTCTGGCTCTTTCATGCCTACTGAGAGTGGCAGCTTACTGAACCGAACTGGTGGAATAAGTGTTATCCTGAGTAATCCTGATGGCAGTCTCTTTGGTGGAAGAGTTGACGGACTGCTTGCTGCTTCTGGTCCTGTCAAG GTGATGGTTGGGACCTTTCTATGGGGAAGATTGAGGGGAAGGAACAATAAGCGAAAGGAACGTTCCGATGATGGAGAAGTGGCTGCTGAATCATCTCAGCAAGGGGCTCGCAATCCAGGCGCAGGCGCACTGAACAACATTTCGCCTAATCAGAATCTGACTCCGACCTCATCCTTAAGCCCATGGTCAGCAGCAGCATCGCGTCCAATGGAGACGCGTGAGTCCAATGCTGACATTGATTTAATGCGCGGTTGA